In Peromyscus leucopus breed LL Stock chromosome 9, UCI_PerLeu_2.1, whole genome shotgun sequence, the sequence GTTGGGGAAGTAGGACTCGGGATGAGGGATGGGACCCCCCAAGTCCCGGGAGGCGCCCTCTACAAGTTGGGAGGGATGGGAAAGCCCCCTTGCTTGCCCTCACCGCTTGGGAGCTGCTGAAAGATGCTGCtcgggggggatgggaggagggctGGAAGGCGGTGCTGATGCCCTAGAGCCACCGGCAGGGGAGCGGCAGGCCAAGAAGGGGACCTCGCTCTCCACTTGCCTCGCTTTCTACTTGCACCCCTCTCTCTCCACAGCCACTCAGGATGAGGGTCCGGCCCTGCCTGCCCGCGCTGGGGCCCCTCCGCCCAGCCCCGGTCTAactgcccccgcccccaggccTCGCCCGGCCCCCAGGCCCCCAGccggctctccagccccaggatgcGCTGAGCCGCCGGGGGGCTGAGGCCGCGCCAACTACATGCATGTCCCCCGGGGGCAAGTTCGACTTTGACGACGGGGGCTGCTACGTGGGGGGCTGGGAGGCGGGGCGGGCACATGGCTACGGCGTGTGCACCGGGCCCGGCGCCCAGGGAGAGTACAGCGGCTGCTGGGCGCACGGCTTCGAGTCGCTGGGTGTCTTCACGGGGCCCGGCGGACACAGCTACCAGGGCCACTGGCAGCAGGGCAAGCGCGAAGGGCTGGGCGTGGAGCGCAAGAGCCGCTGGACCTACCGCGGCGAGTGGCTGGGCGGGCTGAAGGGGCGCAGCGGCGTGTGGGAGAGCGTGTCCGGCCTGCGCTACGCCGGGCTCTGGAAGGACGGCTTCCAGGACGGCTACGGCACCGAGACCTATTCCGATGGAGGTGCGGGGCCCGGCCCACTACTCCCTGCCCCGTCCGCGTGCGCCTCCCGCCGGCCTGCGGCGCGTGTGTCTTCCCCAGGCTTCCGCCCTCCACGCCCTGCTAttcccatcctccatcctccatcctccttCCCCAGCCATAGGCGTGCGGTGCGCCAGCCTTCTGTTTCCAGTGTTCCCGTGTGTCCCTCACACCATCCcccagcccaggaccccagcccccatcttcctgcctctcccaccaccaccaccaccaccatacccaTAACTTCCTCGTTTGACAGTCTCCTGCAtgcttctcccccaccccaatctgcctgcccctcccacctGCCCTCTCTACCTGCCTGACCCCTCTCCACCCAACGTGTCTTCTTTCCGTCAGCTTGTACCCTGCCGTCCTGTTGGCCTGTCACGTGCCTTGTTTTTACACACCACCACCTGTCAGCCTGTGCATCACAGCCTCTGGGCCACCTGTCCTTCATACACCCCAGCCTGCCGGTTTCTCTGCCTTTCCCCAGTCCACTGACACCTGCCAAAATCCACATCTTTTATGCTACCTACCTGACTGCATCTGCTCTTCCACGCTTACCAGCGAGGTCCTGTCCCTTCCCACCCCTCTACACTAACTGCTACCGCCACTCTCACCTGTCCCTTGGGCTTCCAAGGGCTCGGGGACCACGGATTGCTGGGTTTGGGAGCCCAGTGAAGTGTTCTGACTCTCACTCCTGTACATCCACAGGCACCTACCAAGGCCAGTGGCAGGCCGGGAAGCGCCACGGCTTCGGGGTGCGCCAGAGTGTACCCTACCACCAGGCGGCGCTTCTGCGCTCACCCCGCCGCACCTCTCTGGACTCGGGCCACAGCGACCCCCCGACGCCGCCTCCGCCCCTACCCCTACCAGGAGATGAAGGAGGTAGCCCAGCCTCCGGCTCCCGAGGCGGCTTCGTGCTGGCGGGGCCCGGGGACGCCGATGGGGCGGCCTCCCGTAAGCGCACCCCAGCAGCAGGCGGATTCTTCCGCCGTTCACTGCTGCTCAGCGGGCTCCGGGCTGGTGGGCGCCGCAGCTCCCTGGGCAGCAAGAGGGGATCTCTACGCAGCGAGGTGAGCAGCGAAGTGGGCAGTACAGGACCCCTGGGCTCCGAGGCCAGTGGGCCCCCTATCCCAGCGCCACCTGCCCTCATCGAGGGCTCAGCCACTGAGGTGTACGCTGGTGAGTGGCGCGCAGACCGGCGCAGTGGCTACGGAGTGAGCCAGAGGTCCAACGGGCTGCGCTACGAAGGCGAGTGGCTGGGCAACCGAAGGCACGGATATGGGCGCACCACCCGGCCCGATGGCTCCCGTGAGGAGGGCAAGTACAAGCGCAACCGGCTGGTGCACGGCGGACGTGTCcgcagcctcctgcctctggcccTTAGACGGGGCAAAGTCAAGGAGAAGGTGGACAGGGCTGTCGAAGGTGCCCGTCGAGCTGTGAGTGTTGCCCGCCAGCGCCAGGAAGTCGCGGCTGCCAGGTGGGCATCTGGTGCATAGATCAGAGCAGGGCTTTAAAAGGAGAGGACCGTCTGGGTACTATGCTTAAAAGTGAGCCGAAAGCGAAGGCCTGCAGCCTGGTGGGAAAGCGTGAGCAGGCCTACCTCCAGGTAGTTGTAGCTCTACGAGTTGGAAATGTTTAGACCTGAGGCTGTAGGCGGGTGTGGGAGTAACTTTGGGTGGCTGAGCGTTGGAGGGAGGTAGTGAGACCGCGCCCCAGTGTGTTTTGTAGAGATGTGTGTCTATGGAATCCATGGTGTAGCTGGTAGAAAGAATGCTGCTTTGTGCAGGCCCCAAAACCTCTGGGTTTCCCTGGTCTTCCTCTTGCTCAGCTCACCCAGCCTTCAGGCCTCAGGCTAGGAGCATCCATCCTGGACCAAACACTGTAGTCCCTTCCTCACTAGCTCCCAGACTGGTTTTATTTCAGCCTTGGCCCTTGAGGTCTAGTGTTTGCAGCTGAAATCCATTCTCTACCggcttttctttctctggctcgTTTTGCTTAGGTTTGAAGGGAGGAGTCTTGCCTctagagaagattttttttttttcttttagtaaatcAGATTACATTTCCATGCATCGGAGCCTTGTTATCTAAAGCAGTGATGACCAATGAGAATATAAcgtaagccaggtgtggtggcgcacacctttagccccagcattcaggaggcagaggcaggcgtttgaggccagcctggtctacagagcaagttacagaacagccaggactacacaaagaaaccctgtctcaataaataaataaataaagattaagaGACAAGTTAAATgagttttaataatatatttgtatttaagcCATATTTCCAAAATTTTATCCTttcaatttaatataatttacacTCCTTCTGGATTCTTTAAAATGGTGTGTACATTTTTCACTTAACAGCACATCAGTCCTGTTTGAGACCAGCCACATTTTGAGTGCTTAATAGTTCTATGGATTCTGGCTGCTGAATTAGATAGCACAGatctaaaaataaccaaaattcatTTGGAATGAGACTCAAAAGACCCTTGTTCTATATAGTTCACACGCATTTGAATTTGTATGTATTGTTTCCTTTAAGGGGGATGAGGATACTTCAGAGGGCCAGTGATCAGGATATGCCCAAATATGTATCAGTGAATTTATGTAATAGGCAAGTTGTtggtggtgtgcacatgtgtggatgtgATTAAGTATGAACATGTATGAACATCCTGAGTAGATGACTGGATGAGAATATGCATCTATAGATGTGTCTGAGTGTATGGGTACTAGAAGCTGGGGCCTTAAGATAAGGCAGAGGGAGGTCAAAGCATCATGGAACATTTTGAGCTAGATAGGGTGGAGGCAtgtgcagggggaaaaaaacactgATCTCACTAACTAGAAGATCAGGCAGTGGGAAGAAGCTGGCTGTCTCCCCAGCAACAGGCCTGGCAACCCTGATTGGCTGCTGGCTGCCATGGTAACAACAGAGCCTCAGCAGCAGGTACATCTGCCAGGTAGCTTGAGTCTGGCTTGATGCCTGAGCACAGACTAAGTCTACTTACTGCCTGGGCTTGATAATCCACACCCTCCATGTCAAGAGCCACAGGTTACTGTCATTTTCATGGCCATCTACATAACTCAGTGCGACCCAAGGGTGAATGACCCTCAGAGCCGCTCGGAACCCAGCTCAGTTCCAGAACAGGGTTAGTCATAAACATTCTGAAAATCCTGAATGTCCCTCCAAGTAAGCTCTGAATTCCTTAACCCACCCGCTTTGAAGGAAGGAAGCTGACCACATGCCCAAGGTACACAAAAGGTTCACCTAGAATTATAGTGGGCGTCACCAACCACCAGATACAGACTGCCTTTCttagatgaaaaaagaaagcaaaacaaaaccgaTGACCAAAGAATCCTGAGTCTTAACCAGCCAGACCCATATCAAGTACATCTGATCAGTTCTGCTCCTCTGTGCTTTACTTCAGTCCGAATTACAGAAGCAGCTGGGTGATTCTAAACCACCCAGCAGCAGAGGGTGAAATGGAAGGGAGAACTGAGGAGGCATCTGAAAGCAGAGCACTGAGAAACAGGAACGGAGCAAGGACTGACAGCAAAGTGAGCCGAACATGAGGCGCAGGCTAGGGAGCGAGTGGAGCAGAGGAGGCAGGCTGAATTTACCTAGGTGCAGCTGCCGGGGTTAGAGAGCCTGCACATCGGCagggaaggggggtggggagggtggggagaggcgGTGCCGGAAACAGAAGAGTGTGAGGACAGAAGAGGCCAGAAAGCAAGATGCAAACTTTTCCTGCCAGGAACCCTAGACTGGTTTGAAGCAGGGTTAAAGAAAGAGGTCCTGCAGcaggaaatgggagagagaagaggaagggatgagtGAACAGGGTCGGGGGTGTCACCACTATTAGAGCAGGATAAGGGTCCTGGACAGCGCCTTGCATCCCACAGAAAGGTGTCTGACCCTAGGGGGCAGGAGAGGCTGGGAAGATCCAGAGGTTCTAACAACAGGGCCGCCCGCCGTGGAGCGGCCATGACAGCCCAGGCTCATTAGGCAGGATCAGGACAGCAATAGACTTGAGAGGGGGGCTGACCCTGCAGCGGGAAGTATGAGGTGTTACTACAGGACGGAAAGGTAGAAGGGTGTGAGAGGAGGGTGTTGACGGTGTACAGCCCGGGATTAAGTGGAGACACCAGTCGGGGAGCTGCCCTGGCCCGCTGAAGATGGGCAGCAGCTGGCCTTGGGCAGAGGGCTGAGGACTCCGGAGGTAGCTCCCTCAGACAGACGTGGTGTGGTGGGGGACAGGGTAAGGGGCTGGAGCATCAGAGCATGGATGTACACTGATGTGGGGCAAAGTCAGATGAGTCCCTGTCCCTGGGACCCAACAGGGCAGCAGACGCCCTCCTAAAAGCAGTGGCAGCGAGCAGCGTCGCCGAGAAGGCTGTGGAAGCGGCAAGGATGGCCAAACTGATAGCCCAGGACCTGCAACCCATGCTAGAGGCCCCAGGTGAGGCGGGGGCTTCCTGTtccctggggagctggagagggtcgggggtggggggggagggcatggagatgggggagggtggAAGATAAAAGAGGCTGGAGGATGTCTTAGAGGTGGAACCGAGAATGTCTGAGGCGTGGTAAGGGAAGGTTTTGGGGTCTGGTGATGAGAAACTATGAACCCGGAGGTAACCAGAACCCTGGAAAGTACTAACCAAGGAATAAGCTGCAGgtctctctggctcctggccaGTTAAGCCCCACTGATTCCTAGCTGTTCCTGCCCAGGCCGCAGACCCAGACATGATTCAGGAGGTTCTGACACAGAGCCTTTGGATGAGGACAGCCCTGGGGTATACGAGAACGGACTGACTCCCTCAGAGGGCTCTCCGGAACTGCCCAGCAGCCCGGCCCCCTCCCACCAACCTTGGCGAGCCCCTGCCTGCCGGAACCCACTGTCTCCTGGAGGAGACTGGGGTCCCTTCTCCAGCTCTAAAGCTTGGCCCGAGGAGTGGGGAGGTCCTGGGGAGCAGGCAGAGGAACTAGCCGGCTATGAGGCTGAGGATGAGGCGGGGACGCAGGGTCCAGGACCCAGAGACGGTTCCCCACTCCTCGGAGCCTGCAGTGACAGTTCCGGAAGTCTtcgagaggaagagggggaagatgAAGAGTCTTTGCCCCCGCTGAGGGCCCCAGGGGGCTCAGAGTCTGAGCCTGTCACCATGCCAGTTTTGAGGGGCCTGTCTTCAAGGGGTCCTGATGCTGGGTGCCTGACAGAAGAATCTGAGGAGCCTGCTGCCACCGAGAGGCCTGCCCAGCCGGTGAGCCCCCCCTTTATGCCCTCTTGTTTTCAatgccctgccccccacccctcccagacTTCTGTATAATCCCCTGAGGGACTTCCATTTCCACCCAGCTTCCTCTCTGCCTGGCCCGTCTTGGACCATATCCCACTTTATGAAAAAGATAACTTTCCAGCTCAAAGGAACCTTGGAGACCTTCAAGTGCAGCCCTCCCAGAGGACAGCTAGGGGACAGACCCCGGGCACGACAGTAACCTGCCCCTAGCTGCCAACTAAGAATTAATGGTAGACTCGGAACACTTTTTCCTGGTCTCCTTCCATATCATTTCCAGTCCCAGTTtcctgctccacccccacccccacccccacccccatactttCTCTCTTTGGTGCCCAGAAATAGGAAAAACTTGTTCCTCCCAAccctcattctccctccctctcctgggaagaagggaatgggggtgggggggaggcagaAAATCGGGAGAGGCAGGCGGAGAGTTTCTCCAGAACCCTCTGCTCTGATTGGATTCCAGGCCTTCTCCCATCTCCTAGCAACCACATCCTCCCTCAGCCTTACTGCAGTACTGGCCGCTGCTGCTGCCAATGTCTGCTCCTAAGGCCAGGCACCTTCTGCTTTGCCCACATGCTCTGctgaggatgggggagagaggtgggggtgggggtgggaggtgggaggaagcgctgctgtctgtcttcccagtgtGAGGGCAGGGCCCTGTGGAGGAAGACAGGGCCCcgtggaggaagaagggtggtGCTCCATAATCTGAAATGGGGGTGGGCTCCTCTGCCCTTACCTGTGCAGGGAGGTTTCGGGGACCCTTTGGCCTTGTCACTAAAGCCAGGACGTGGAGGTGGGACCTAGCAGTTGGCTACAAGGACTGAATCCACTTCATCCTCTGTCTCTGTAGGGAGCTGCCAACCCCCTGGTGGTGGGAGCCGTGGCCTTGCTGGACCTCAGCCTGGCGTTCCTGTTCTCCCAGCTCCTCACCTGAGGCACAGCCTGGCTCCTCCTGGCTCTGGTTGCCTGCCTCGCCACCCACTCTGAcctgcctttttctctttccctacTAGTTgggtttcctctttcctttcctcctttatttTGGTCTCTTGCTTCCCGGTTCCCTCTCTTCTTTGAGATGGTCTCATTACTCTGGACCTGTTTCTGGTCTCCCCTGTTCTTTCTCCCGCCCCCCCCACCAACCCCTTCTTTCTCTAGATTGTTTACATACGAAGGGCTGTTCTCCCTCAGAGTTGCAGAGTCGGCTCTCTTCTCTGAGACACACAAATCTAAGTCAGACCATTGCCCCCATGTCCTCTCCCCAACCTCTTCTTTAAATCAAGACTTCACCAAGGGTGGGGGTTTGGTGTCCTGAGGAGTCTCCTGGAATCTGAGTGGAGGTGACTGAGTGCCAGACAAGGCACTGGCCGAGCTGCTCGGGGCTCACTGGCCCAGGTGGAAAACTCAACAACAGTCACCTCCACTCAGGCCTCCCGGAACCCACTAAGTTCTTGCCTAACTTGATCCTTCCccgaggaagaaaaggggagtgGACGACAGAACACTCCCTAGacgctccctcccctccctcagccAGCCCCCCTTCCAACCCCCAAGGATGGCATGTCATGCCAAGAGCAATGCGAAAAGCAACAAAAACTATTGGGTGCACCAAGCCCTCTCCGACTCTGCCACTCACCTCTCTACCCTTTTCTGCCcccttaaaaatgtatttgattgGTCTGGACTCACTTGTGGCCTTTGATTAAACTCCTAAGGGGCCTGAAGAAGACACTTCTGCAGAGGGTTAGAGGCACCGGAGCAAGCGAGGACTCCGCTCCTCACTTCTGGCAGTTGTGGGGAGCACTTCCAGAGGATTCTCAGTTTCTGGCAGTTGTGGGGAGCACTTCCAGAGGATGCTCAGTTCTGGCAGCTGTGGGGAGCACTTCCAGAGGATTCTCAGTTCTGGCAGTTGTAGGGAGCACTTCCAGAGGATGCTCAGTTCTGGCAGTTGTGGGGAGCACTTCCAGAGGATGCTCAGTTTCTGGCAGTTGTGGGGAGCACTTCCAGAGGATGCTCAGTTTCTGGCAGTTGTGGGGAGCACTTCCAGAGGATACTCAGTTCTGGCAGTTGTGGGGAGCACTTCCAGAGGATAGAGCCAAGAAAGAGCCGAAGGGCAGCAGAAGCTGCAAAGAGTCTAGTATTTCCAAACCATCAGGTCAGAATCCTGTGAGATGGGAAGACAAAAGGGGATCCAAAGAGGCCAATGTCTCCCACACTTCCCAGGCAGGGCAGAGGTGGGCGTCAACCCCAGGTGAGAAGTGGGTGAAGAGCCCTGTTTGAGATATGGCTGATCCCTGTTACTAGCTTTTCCTCTGGGGACAGAACGCTCTACAAGAGGAACTTTCCTTTCCtgcatgaggcagaggcaagctgccTGCCCATCCCCTTCCTCAAGGAATGGCCTAGCCCAGGAatgcccaccacacacactcttCTTATTTTTCTAGTCAACCTCTGTTTACTCCTtggcctgccttcctcctccctccctttcaacCTTTACTTCTGATTTCTACTTCATGGAATTTGGGATTGACGTTATACAACAGTGCCGCCAACACCAAgtcttgcaggaaaaaaaaaaatacaaagaaatttaacaaaaaaaaaaaaaaagtatattaataaaaaagttCCAAAAAGGGGGGGAACTGTCATCTCCTTTGGGGTGCGATGATTTCAAATTCAAGCTCTCTGAGTGTCACCTGGTGGGGTGGGTGAAAAAGGAGGCCCCTTGGGGAGCCACAGTGCTGTAACCATTCTAGGCTCCTTTCCCAAAGTGCCAAAGActtgaggccagaggtcagaaaTCTCAAGACGTCTCAGCGGGGCGGCCCTAGAGGGGCGGGGTCCCGTGGTAGAGGCGGGGAAGAGGGAAGGACCCGGACCAGGCACCAACCCCagctctgtcccataccaggaagtgctgggtgggtggagggggcagAGAAGCAGAGTTGACAGCGAAGCCAGGTGAGGTTGGGATCGGGAAACTCATGCCTCCTGAAATGGGAAGGGGAGCAGGAAATCACGCAAAGGAAATAGCGCAGGGATCCAGAAGGAAAACGAGAGATAAGAAATCAGTCCGGGAAGGAAAGTGAGAAATAAACTGGGCTTCAGCGCAGGCTCACTAGAAACGGGCACGGGGTGGGGCGAGGACGCATGCGTAGTGGGGATGTCCTTGCGGGGCGGGATGGTGGCTTTCGGATTCAGGTGGGAGGTATTATGTGGGCACAGTTTTAGGGTGGTGGTGGGACTCGAGCCCTTAAAGAACTTGGCGCAGGGCAATTCTGGCTACCCGGCTGGCATATGTTAAAGCCTTTCCACTCCCGGGCTCTGCCCCCAGGATGGTGGTGCCTTCGTTGAGACTTCAGGACTTAATCGAAGAGATACGCGGGGCCAAGACTCTGGCCCAGGAACGGGAAGTGATCCAGAAGGAGTGCGCTCAAATTCGGGCCTCCTTCCGCGACGGGGACCCCCTGCAGAGGCATCGCCAGCTGGCGAAACTGCTGTACGTCCACATGTTGGGCTACCCCGCCCACTTTGGACAGGTACTGGCCACGGATAGCTCCAGAATTTGAGGAAGATGACCAGTGCCCCCCCCCTTGCGTATTTGTACCCCATTTGTGTTtctccagtttttttgttttgtttgagacaggttctctatgtagcccaggctggcctggaactggcaaAAATCCCTGCCTTAGTTTCAGTGTTGGGGTTTTCAGGCACGCCCCACTCCGCCCGGCTAAATCCATTAGTTTCTCAGCCTTTTTATCCATTGCCGTACTGGTGATTCCTTAGCCAGCCCCGTTCTTGgcacctccccagcctctcccagccTCCCTTCCTACACAGGTCCCTGAAACCTGCCTGCCGCCATCTGGATCTCCACTTAAACTTCTGGTTAAAGAGACGGTGATGAAATATGATTCCTCACAAGTTAATCTGGCTTTAAGGAGGATGTAGTCGGGAAAAATGAGTGCTGTG encodes:
- the Jph4 gene encoding junctophilin-4 — encoded protein: MSPGGKFDFDDGGCYVGGWEAGRAHGYGVCTGPGAQGEYSGCWAHGFESLGVFTGPGGHSYQGHWQQGKREGLGVERKSRWTYRGEWLGGLKGRSGVWESVSGLRYAGLWKDGFQDGYGTETYSDGGTYQGQWQAGKRHGFGVRQSVPYHQAALLRSPRRTSLDSGHSDPPTPPPPLPLPGDEGGSPASGSRGGFVLAGPGDADGAASRKRTPAAGGFFRRSLLLSGLRAGGRRSSLGSKRGSLRSEVSSEVGSTGPLGSEASGPPIPAPPALIEGSATEVYAGEWRADRRSGYGVSQRSNGLRYEGEWLGNRRHGYGRTTRPDGSREEGKYKRNRLVHGGRVRSLLPLALRRGKVKEKVDRAVEGARRAVSVARQRQEVAAARAADALLKAVAASSVAEKAVEAARMAKLIAQDLQPMLEAPGRRPRHDSGGSDTEPLDEDSPGVYENGLTPSEGSPELPSSPAPSHQPWRAPACRNPLSPGGDWGPFSSSKAWPEEWGGPGEQAEELAGYEAEDEAGTQGPGPRDGSPLLGACSDSSGSLREEEGEDEESLPPLRAPGGSESEPVTMPVLRGLSSRGPDAGCLTEESEEPAATERPAQPGAANPLVVGAVALLDLSLAFLFSQLLT